From the genome of Buchnera aphidicola (Muscaphis stroyani), one region includes:
- the dcd gene encoding dCTP deaminase encodes MRLCDRDIQEWLDKKKLIITPYPKKNLINGITVDIHLGYTFRIFQNYSVPCINLSNSKKNMNSVLSKIMSKEIKFSKRNPFFLQPGVLALFSTLESVSIPSNLVGWLDGRSSFARLGLMIHATSHRIDPGWKGNIVLEMFNAGKITLVLHPKIKIAALSFEFLSNSVLRPYNSRNESKYKEQKGVVPSRIDKE; translated from the coding sequence ATGCGTTTATGTGATAGAGATATTCAGGAATGGTTAGATAAAAAAAAATTAATAATTACTCCTTACCCTAAAAAAAATTTGATTAATGGGATTACTGTTGATATCCATTTAGGATACACTTTTAGAATCTTTCAAAATTATAGTGTTCCCTGTATTAATTTAAGTAACTCTAAAAAAAATATGAATTCAGTGTTGTCTAAAATCATGAGTAAAGAAATCAAATTTTCAAAAAGAAATCCATTTTTTTTACAACCAGGTGTGCTAGCTCTTTTTTCGACTTTAGAAAGCGTGAGTATTCCATCTAATCTAGTGGGTTGGTTAGATGGAAGGTCTTCTTTTGCAAGACTTGGATTAATGATTCATGCTACATCGCATAGAATTGATCCAGGATGGAAAGGAAATATTGTATTAGAAATGTTTAATGCTGGAAAAATAACATTAGTATTGCATCCTAAAATAAAAATTGCAGCACTTAGTTTTGAATTTCTTTCTAATTCAGTTTTAAGGCCTTATAATTCTCGAAATGAATCAAAATACAAAGAACAGAAAGGAGTAGTTCCTAGTCGAATTGATAAAGAATAA
- the gndA gene encoding NADP-dependent phosphogluconate dehydrogenase: MLKNQIGVVGMAVMGRNLALNIANNNYTVSIFNRTRLTTEKVIKDNSEKKIFPYFSIKDFVNSLSLPRCIILMVKSGQATDDTIKNIIPYLKKGDILIDGGNTFYKDTIRRNHELSKNGINFIGMGVSGGELGALNGPSIMPGGQKEAYNLVSSVFKKISAKFKNQPCVSYIGPNGSGHYVKMIHNGIEYGDMQLISESYFILKNLLNMTNQELATVFSNWNKGELNSYLIDITKNIFKYKDENSNYLIDYILDEAEDKGTGKWISKNALELREPLSLITESVFSRYLSSLKNQRIVASKILKGPRISINFTESEKTNFIESLRQALYLGKIISYAQGFSQLKKASEKYSWNLKYGKIAQIFRQGCIIRASFLEKITDAYDTNKNVTNLLLTPYFSKIASVYESSLRKVLIYSIKYGIPVPCFSSAISYYDSYRSMNLPANLIQAQRDYFGAHTYKRIDDNSYFHTNWSEKKNKK; this comes from the coding sequence ATGTTAAAAAACCAAATTGGTGTTGTTGGAATGGCAGTTATGGGAAGAAATTTAGCATTGAATATTGCAAATAATAATTATACTGTGTCTATATTTAATAGAACTCGCTTAACTACAGAGAAAGTAATAAAAGATAATTCAGAAAAAAAAATATTTCCATACTTTTCTATTAAAGATTTTGTCAATTCACTTTCATTACCTAGATGTATTATATTAATGGTCAAATCAGGTCAAGCTACAGATGATACAATTAAAAACATTATACCTTATCTTAAAAAAGGAGATATATTAATTGATGGAGGCAATACTTTTTATAAAGACACCATTCGAAGAAATCATGAATTATCTAAAAATGGAATTAACTTTATTGGAATGGGCGTATCTGGAGGAGAATTAGGAGCGCTTAATGGTCCTTCAATAATGCCCGGAGGTCAAAAAGAAGCATATAACCTTGTTTCTTCTGTATTTAAAAAAATATCTGCTAAATTTAAAAATCAACCATGCGTAAGTTACATAGGTCCTAACGGATCAGGTCACTATGTTAAGATGATTCACAATGGCATTGAATATGGTGACATGCAATTAATATCAGAGTCATATTTTATATTAAAAAATTTGTTAAATATGACAAATCAAGAATTAGCCACGGTATTTTCTAATTGGAACAAAGGAGAACTCAACAGTTACTTAATTGACATTACAAAAAATATTTTTAAGTATAAAGATGAAAACAGTAATTATTTAATTGATTATATTTTAGACGAAGCAGAAGATAAAGGCACAGGAAAATGGATAAGCAAAAATGCTTTAGAGCTTCGAGAACCTTTATCATTAATTACTGAGTCTGTTTTTTCACGTTATCTTTCCTCTTTGAAAAATCAACGAATTGTTGCTTCAAAAATTTTAAAAGGACCTAGAATCAGTATTAATTTTACAGAATCAGAAAAAACTAATTTTATTGAATCTTTAAGACAGGCTTTATATTTAGGAAAAATAATTTCTTATGCTCAAGGGTTTTCACAGTTAAAAAAAGCATCAGAAAAATACTCTTGGAATTTGAAATATGGAAAAATTGCTCAAATTTTTAGACAAGGCTGTATTATTAGAGCAAGTTTTTTAGAAAAAATAACCGATGCATATGATACTAATAAAAATGTTACTAATTTATTATTAACACCTTATTTTTCAAAAATAGCTAGTGTATATGAAAGTTCGTTGCGAAAAGTTTTAATTTATTCTATAAAATATGGAATTCCTGTACCATGTTTTTCTTCGGCAATATCTTATTATGACAGTTACAGATCAATGAATCTACCAGCTAATTTAATTCAAGCTCAAAGAGATTATTTCGGAGCACATACTTATAAAAGAATTGATGATAATAGTTATTTTCATACGAATTGGTCAGAGAAAAAAAATAAAAAATAA
- the hisIE gene encoding bifunctional phosphoribosyl-AMP cyclohydrolase/phosphoribosyl-ATP diphosphatase HisIE, translating into MLNSKELLQKLNWIKTNGLIPVIIQENLSHEVLMHGYMNQDAFLKTQKDGVVTFYSRTKKRLWTKGETSGNFLKVQKITTDCDYDALLILVKPLDETCHLRKKSCFFLEETPTAFLFNLEKIIENRKIIDINNSYTSKLYKSGTHRIAQKVGEEAIETILAAMKKDKNELINESSDLIYHLIVLLHDQDLDFNTVIQNLKMRKN; encoded by the coding sequence ATGCTAAATTCAAAAGAGTTATTACAAAAATTAAATTGGATAAAAACTAATGGTTTGATTCCTGTAATAATTCAAGAAAATTTATCTCATGAAGTTTTGATGCATGGGTATATGAATCAAGATGCTTTTTTAAAAACTCAAAAAGACGGTGTAGTAACTTTTTATTCTAGAACTAAAAAACGTTTATGGACTAAAGGAGAAACGTCAGGTAACTTTTTAAAAGTTCAAAAGATTACTACTGATTGCGATTATGATGCATTATTAATACTAGTTAAACCTTTAGATGAAACATGTCATTTAAGAAAAAAAAGCTGTTTTTTCTTAGAAGAAACACCTACAGCATTTTTGTTTAATTTAGAAAAAATTATAGAAAATAGAAAAATAATAGATATAAATAATTCATATACATCTAAATTATACAAGTCTGGGACTCATCGAATTGCTCAAAAAGTAGGAGAAGAAGCTATAGAGACAATACTAGCGGCAATGAAAAAAGATAAAAATGAGTTAATTAATGAATCTTCAGATTTAATTTATCACTTAATTGTTTTATTGCATGATCAAGATTTAGATTTTAATACAGTTATACAGAATTTAAAGATGAGAAAAAATTGA